CCGGAAATCTTCCGAGTTTTCTCCAGTAAGAAGCATTTTAACCGTAGTCGCCGAATCTGAAGTAAGTGAAGTATCTTTGGTGGTATTCGCATCTGATGTTTGAATAACTTCACTCCGCACCTTCTCCCACGGTGTCAGCACATTATGTAATTGCTCCGCAGTGGCCTTCACTTCAATCGACACCTTGAACTGATCCCCCATTGCTGATCCGAAATGCTGAGGTGAGCCATCCAGCACGAGCTGTCCCTGATTAATGATCAACATTCGATTACAGAGTGTGCTCACTTCAGGCAAAATATGCGTACTAAGCAGCACCGTATGGTTCTCGCCCAGTTCCCGAATCAGATCTCGGATCTCGATAATCTGATTTGGATCAAGGCCCGATGTTGGTTCATCCAGAACCAGCAGATCCGGCTTGTGAATAATGGCTCCTGCCAGCCCGAGGCGTTGCTTGTATCCTTTGGATAACCCACGTACCATTTGCCTTTCCCGATCCTGAAGTCCCAGTCTGCTAACCATCTCACTGACCCGCAGCTTAACTTCACGTGTCGGAACATCGCGCAAATTTGCTACGAATTTAAGATAGGACTGCACCGTCATATCCGGATACAGTGGGGGAGTTTCAGGCAGATACCCAATCTTGGAACGAACACGCTGACCCTGCTCATGCACCGATACCCCATCCACCAAGATGGAACCCGCGGTTGGATGCAGATAGCCCGTAATCATACGCATCGTTGTTGTTTTTCCGGCACCATTGGGGCCGAGAAACCCGACAATTTCACCACGTTCCATGGTGAAATCCAGTTGATGTACGCCGCGCTGCCCTTCGTAAACTTTGCTGACCTGTTTCACTTCGAGCACATCATTCATCCTTTCCCGTTAAAATACCCGTGCACCATCGTTCGTTATATAAATTCAACTGAAAATATTTACACTTGCACTCCGATGGCAGAATAACCTTCCGATCACTGTTATCCCCAGATTTTTTTGATTCCTTCTTAAATGGAAAAATCCGGTGATAGCGTATGCTTCCGATGTAGCTTTCTTTTCAGAAAGCTTTCAGGCGAACGCTTCGCTTCTTCAAGTTATTTCTGCCCTCTCCGTTGACGTGTAAATGTTACGTTGAAATTATGTAATAAATGATGTACACGGGAAGTTCCTTGTATATTACGTGATCTATCCTAACCTCAGCTTAATGTCACTTAAAAGAAAGCTTAAAAAAATATGTCCAAAATGTGAACAACCTGAACAACACCCACACCCTATACTTCAAGCCAACGTAACATAGAGTACAGGAGAATGTGCTCCTGACCAAAAGTCAGAGGGTGAATCGTGTGAAAGTATTATTCACGTTTTATGTTCCAAGCGGTGGCGTGGATACGTTAAACCGACTGCGCACCGCTGTTCTGAAACGCCATGGCATTGAAGCGCACCTATTGTATCTCAACACAGGCTCGGGATTGCAGAACAACAGTGATACACCCATTTTCACCGCATCCAGTGACGAAGATATCCATCACATCATTCATACTCATCATTATGATGCCATCATTGCCACTTCAGACATCGCTATGCCCGGGCGCTTGAGAGCACTTGGCTATACAGGAAGAATTATTTTTGAGGCGCAGGGGCTTGGAACACGCGATCAGGCTCTGGAAACGATACAGATGGGTGTACCTTACCTTCAAGCCCATTGCGACGCTGCCGTTATCCCCCCCACAGACCACCTTCTGGATATGTTCATTCATATCTGTCCCTGGCTTCATCGGTTTGTTATTCCCAATATGCTGGATACGGACACCTTTGCACCGATTTCGGTGGATACCCCACCCTATCCGGTGCTGGCTTGGGTAGGACGGCTTGAACACAACAAAAACTGGCGTGAATATTTAATCATTTCGAGTGAAATCATCAAAAAAAATCCGCAAGCCAGACTATGGTTATTCCATGATCCTACTTTGGCTAATCCAGAAGATGAAGTCATGTTCCGACACATGCTGGCAGAATACGGACTTGAGGATCGGATTGGCATCTTCATTAATGTTCCTCATTCTCAGATGCCTGCATACTATTCGATGATTGCCGCTTCAGGGGGGATCATGTTATCCACTTCCCTGCTAGAAGGATTCGGCTATGCCGTCGCTGAAGCCATTAGCTGTGGCTGCCCGGTGCTCAGTACAGATTCAGATGGTGTGCGCTCATTTATCACACATAATAAGACTGGAAAGTTTTATCCAATTGGAGATGTAAAGGCGGCTGTAGCCGAAGCAAGGGACCTCATGAAGAACAAGAAACTGCGGGAATATATCCGCATTCAGGGCAGACAGCATATGAGCTTGTCTTTCTCACCCGATCGATATGCCATTTCTTTCCGTGAAATGATGACAGCACTGCGAATTTTCCATTGAGCATAGCAAAAAGGCAGTTCAGCAAGATTCTCTGAACTGCCTTACTATGTTACTTTAGAAAGTCTTAGTGTCCCATCATCATCGCGGGATCAGGCTTGTCGCCATTTTGAAGTTCTTCTTCCGGCATCGGTTTTGGTTTGCGCAGAATCAGACTGAGCAAACAGCCGAACAATGCAATACAAGCGGCCAGGAAGAACGTATCATTGAAGCCACCCACCAGACCTTGAACTATAGCGGTCGGCTCTGCACTCGTTGTATTGTCTGCAATTCTTGAAGTAAGGAAACCTGTGAGCCCTGCAACCGCAAAGGACACGACCACTTGCTGTGCAGCAGCGGTGAGCGGTGTCACCCGTCCAACCAACTTACGCGGTGCAGCATTCAATACATGAGTATTGAGTGGCATCATGGACAAGCCCATACCCAGACCCATCATAACCAGAGCCGTGATAATCAGGCCAAGACCTGTCTCTGCCGTGATGGAGGAGAGAATAAACAAGGCTCCCGAGATAATTCCCAGACCCACGAAGGCCAGAGGTCTAGCACCGATTTTATCAAACAACCGACCACCAAGCGGCATACCCACTCCGGAAGCCAGAGCCTGCGGAAGCAGAATCAATCCCGTTTCCAGTGCAGTGTACCCTTTGATCTGCTGCAAATACAGCGGGATCAGGATCATCGCACCGAACAGCGCCACTTGTGACACCCATGCGAGAATAATCCCCCGTGAGAAATCAGATGATTTGAATACCCGGAGTTCGAGCAAAGGATTTTGATGACGAAGTTCTACAATAATGAATAAGATGAGCGCCACACCACCTACGATTACACCAGTCAGTGTTGTTGTAGATGTCCAGCTCGTTCCACCCTCGCTCACACCATAGGCAAGCATCGAAAACGCAATTGGCGCCAGAATCATACCTAGCAGATCCAGTGCAGGCGTGCGTCCACGATCTGTATCAGGCAAAAATTTGATACATAGAATGAAAGCTGCAATACCAATGGGCAGATTAATCAAGAAGATCCAGTGCCAGCTCAGTGATTCAATAAACCAACCGGACAATACCGGGCCCAGTGCAGGGGCAAGCAGCATGGGAATTCCGAGCATACCCATGATGGAACCTCTTCGTTCAGGAGGTGCAAGACGAAATACCATCGCCATACCAATAGGAGCAACCATGCCTCCCCCAAGGCCCTGAATGACACGGTAAATGATTAATTGCTCAGGTGATTGGGCAATGGAGCATAACACAGAACCCAAGGTAAACATGGCAATCGTGAACAGGAATACTCTTTTGGCACCGAAGCGGTCAGTTAACCAACCTGCCAGTGGAATAACCGCAGACAAAGCCAGGGTATATCCCGTAACCGTCCATTGGATGGTCTTCAGATCCGTCTCGAAATATTGAACGAGATTCGGAATGGCCACATTAACAACGGTACTGTCCAGAATAACCATGATCATTCCGACGATAATAGCCAGGAGTGGCAAAATAATGGTTTTAATCGAAAACTCTGCCGGCTCCTGTGATACTGCTGTTTGTTCTTTCACGTTCTCCACTCTCTTTTCCGGCCAGCAGATCACAGGCTGCTGCCTGCGTCTCACTATGCCTATATTCTCTCGACTGATTTCAAACTATCGTTTTAAATCGTCGTTTTAAACTTTCGTTTAACACTGATCTAATTCTAATGAAAATACCTTTGCTGTCAAGCTATTTTTTTCAGGAATTTCACTATGGATGCAATATAAAAAAATGGAACAGGCACTTCCCTGCTCCACACGTTGGTTAATCATGACTATTCAATGATGTCCATATCAATCTGCAAGCTTCATCATCTGATATTCTGACAGTATGCCCAATGTCTGCCCGTGAATACTTCTATAATACATGCGAATAACCAGATGATTCAGTGAAGAGCTGTTGCTGATGATCCTCAGCTCATAAGGCTCGGAAGATACATCCAGATTGTGAATGACCTGATTACCGCCCGCTCCCCCCGAATTCGAATTTATATGAAAAAGATGTCGGTACAGTTCTCCGTGAGTACTGGCTCCGCCAACAAATACATCTGTCCCTTCCTCGCCCCCCACATAGGCCAACTCCACGTCCATGTATTTAATGGGAACAAACGTCTGTAACATATTTTCATGAATATTAAGCACATATACAACCACTGTAGATCCCTCCTTCGGCGTATGAGCCTTTCAATACATAGGATATGCTTCCCCTTGTCTATTGTCATTTGCTTTCACCCATTTTCAACCAATTACACGGAAATGCCCGACCTTCCGGTCCTCTTTTTTCATAGAATAAAAGCATAGAAGTTCGGCCGGTGCAGGCCGTGACAAGGGGGTAGCTATGAGAGTTCTGCTCGTTACGTATTGGGAGCTTACACATATGGGAGGCATATGGACATATGTTAAACAACTGGCCGACAGGCTAGTTGCACTTGGTGTAGAGGTTGATATCATGGGCACAAATGGTGCCAAAAACGAAGTATATGTTCGTAATCTGAACCGCGCTTTCTCCAAGGATACGGTGTGGCCCATGCTGCAAGCCAAACTCAATCCGACCGATCTGCCACAATTCACTGCCGATCCGCTTCTTGCTTATTATGAACTGAATAGATATGCCTTCGAGATGGCCGCCGCTTATCTGGGGGTGGACCACTATGACGTAATTCATGCGCAAGATCCCGTAGCCGCCGTAGCCATAAAACGCATCTTAAACCGCAATATCCCACTGGTTACCAGCTATCATGGGGCACTTGCCCGCGAGGCCTTTTACGATGCTCAAAATTCCAACCCGCAACTTACTCTCTCTTCCTATCTGCAATCCAAACGTGGACGTTATTTTCTCTCATTGGAAGAGCGAAGTGCAGCACAATCTGAGCTGATTCTGGTGTCCAGTCACTGGATCAAAAGTACACTTACAGAGCTCGCGGTGCCAGAGTCGAAGTTCAGACAGATTCCCTATGCTATCGACCTGCCAGCCTACCGTGCCTCAGCAGCCGTGAAATTTCGCCAACGACCACCGGCTGGCAAGAAAGTCATTGCCTTTACCGGAAGGCTGGAATACATCAAGGGCGTTCATGTGTTAATTAAGGCTTTAGCCAGTCTGAAAAGTATACGTTCCGATTGGATATGCTGGATCGCAGGAGAAGGCAATCTATCCGATGAGTTGCGGGCACAGGCCACAGCGGCAGGCATTGGAGCGGATGTTGTGTTCTGGGGCAAACTCGATAATATTCCTTCCTTCCTGCGTCATGCAGACATCTATGTCCAGCCCAGCCTGCAGGACACCCAGCCCTTCTCCGTGACCGAAGCACAACTGGCGGGTATACCTGTTATCGTCAGTGGTACAGCCGGCATGCCTGAGATGGTTGAACCTGGGCGTACAGGATGGGTTGTTCCTCCGCAGGATGTCGACTCGCTCCGTGAACTGCTGAATGCATTACTCGAGGATAACGTTACTCGGAGAACAGTGGGTGCTGCGGCGAAAGCTTGGGCTGAACAACATCGTTCACTGGAAGAAATGGGATTGCGTACATTTCAAGTCTACCAGGAAGCTATTTACAGAGGAGGACAACCGATATGACATTGCTTGTACCGAGTGATCTATACAATCGCTGGTTTTCGACTCCGGTCTCCACACCTCACATCGACGTGGATTACGCGATCATGAATCAATTGATGCAGAAGTTGCCCAAAGGCTATGTATTTCCCGATCCTGTGTCGATGGAGATCATGTATTCAAAGGATTGAGTTGTCCCATTATATGCTGTCTTCATTTAACATGCCGGAATATTGTACAAGGGATGTCCCACATGTCATACAAATGACTGAGGACATCCCTAGTTTGCTTTATCATATTCTAACGAATCCAGCAGACGCTACTTGTTCCCTTCTGCACAGGGTCTGTCATGTAACGAATCACAGAGACGTTATTTCATCCATCGTGGTCGAATTCCAGATTTAAAAGCCATTTTGCAAAGGAATAACGTGACTGAGATTCGTTAGAATTTATTTTTCATAATAATTGCTCTGATAAGACGTGTCAGGTTCGTTAGCACTTGGAGCAGGGAAACCCTGATTTTTTATTTTCCACCTCCCTCCCCAAAAAAAGAGCTCCCCCACTTATAGCACATTAAAAGTGCTTCATAAGGGTGCTCTCATGTCCATTTAATACCTCTTCCATCCAGCCATCATTGGCACATCCGTCTACTTCACTTCCAATACCCACCGACCTGGAGCAAATTGTACAAAATAGGTCTATGCTTCGCTTGAACACGTTCCATCTCGGCCACCAGTGCCTTGAAGTGACGTTTGGTCCCCATTGAATCATGCAGACGATAACACATCAGGGGCTCATTGTAATAGAACAGCTCATACATCGGAAACAGTCGCAACCACATCTCGTAGTCATGGGTGTAGCGGAAATCAGTATCGAACATGCCAAACCGCTCAAATGCATCCATCTCTAACATGACAGTACAGCCGTTGATCGGACAACCTTCAAGCAGTACCTGCAACATTTCCAGACGACTGCCCACTTCCGGCCGCACCGTATCCAACCATTCACTCTTCTCATTCACATAATGGTAGGCACCATGACAGAATGAAGCCTTGACCTCGCGCATAAACTTCAACTGTTTCTCCACCCGGTCCAGCAGCATCACATCATCTGAACTGAGCCAGACAAAGTAATCCCCTGTTGCCTGTTTGATGCCCTCATTCAATGCTGTCGCAGTTCCACCGTTTTCTTTGCGAATATAATGGATAGAATCCATGAATGGCTCTAGCCGCTCCACATGCTCGGTTGACCCATCATCCACCACGATCACTTCAATATGCGGATACGTCTGGTGAATGGCACTGTGAACAGCCTGCTCGATGTACGCACAATTATAAAAAGGGATGACGATCGATACTTTCGGCTCCATTCGGGGCCCCCTTCCTCCGCTTATCTCTGCATAGCGATTGCTTTCCTACATTTTATGAAGATCCATTCGATCAGTATTGGACATCTGCGGTGTCGCGGAAGCACATTTCGATCCGATACCACCTTTACTATCATCGGGTAAAATGCTGCGCAAAGAGGGCGTCAATCAGCCACCTTGTGGCCTCATAACTGCCCTCCCTACGCTAACCGCCAAGCGCCGCTATGCGCTGCAACAACGGATCGCGATATCTCGACCATACCATGGATGCTTCTCTGCCGATGACATCCGCATGACGAACGGATCCCATTCCCCCATGCCACCGATATGCCGTAAGCGGTTCGTTCAGGTATGGGAACCGATGACCGTTCAGTATAATCCGCATCCAGAGATCCAGATCATGCGTGTAGGGCAGAAGTTCATCGAACAGCCCTACTCCGCTGAACAGATCCTTGCGAATCATGACCGTGCAGCCATTGACCGGATTGCCGTGGACAAATCGCCGCAGTAAGTCCAGATCCGACATCGGTTCAGGTCCACCATGCATTTTGGTAACGGCCGAATGCTCGTTGATATAGTGAAAGTTCGTATGAGATACGAGCACATTCTCACGCTGCATAAACTCCAGCTGATAACGGATTTTATCGGGATAAAGGACATCGTCCGAACTAAGCCAGGCTACATAATCACCAGAGGCATGACGGATACCATGATTAAGTGCCGAAGCTGTCCCGCCATTGCTTTTGCCAAGCACATTAATATAAGGGAGATAAGGCTGGAGCAGCTCTGCATGCCGGGTGGAACCGTCATTCACGACAACGATCTCCACATCGGAATACGTCTGGTTCAGCGCACTCTGAATTGCCTGAGGCACATAAGGGCAGTTGTAGAATGGAATGACAATGGATACTCTCGGATTCAACTTGTCGTCCTCCCTTGCTGGGCACGAACATCACTCAGGATATCCTGAAGTGATGTGGCGAATGGAATCATCGGCTGCCAGCCAAGCTTGCGCAGCAGTGATAATTCCTCCTGTTTCCCCGAACCGTCCGGACCAGAAGATGCTCCATCCCAGCGAACAGGGACTTCCGCTTCTGTCATGGACAAGAGCAGATCTGCAATTTCACCTAGACTGCGCTCGACGCCAGACACCACCGGGTATACTGTACCGCTGGACCCCTGTATCAGGAGGGTTGCATACGCTCTGACTGCATCCCGCACATCGAGAAAGTCACGGGTATTGTCCCGTCCGGACAGACGGAATGCCTCCGTTTTGCCCGCCTGCTCACAGGCAACAACATGGCGCGCAAGCAGGGAACAGATGCCTGTAGAAGGACCCGCACCAATCAGATTGCCCGGCTCCGCCAGCATGATCTGCTGTCCGAAGAGCGACATCCACGACAAGGACACCATCTCTTCCAGAGCTTTGCTGAGGCTGTATGGGTGCGGAGGCTGGGGAATCCGGCCAGGTTCCTGCGTATATTTTAACCTCGATCCAACAATAACGGTTCGTGCTGCCGGACAACTGCGAAGCGCATCCAGCAAATACAGCACGGCCATCACATTGGTCTCCAGGACCAGTAACGGATCAGACCATGAATCAGGCACTGAATTTTTGCCAGCGAGATGCAGCACATAGTCGGGCTGCACCTCGCTGATCAGATGACGTACTTGCTGTTTATCGTTCAGATCACAGACATGGACTTGAGTACCTTTACCAAATGAATGTACACCCGGTCTCCGGACTACCGCTGCAACCACTGCACCAACTTCCTGAAAATAAGATACGGCATGTCGCCCGGTAAAACCGGAGGCGCCTGTAATCAGTACTTTCTTGCCCGTCAGCTCTGCTCCATCCATAATGCCAACTCCTTCAGCATTGTAGAATAATCCGGCAGGTCTGTCTTCACATCCTCGCGAGTGGACACCAGCGTACGGTCCTGCACAACACTGTCATCACGTACAATCGTCACATCCTGCTTATTCCAGGTCTGTTTGAACAACACAAGCAGGTCATGCTTGCTGACAGGTGTTGGATGAGCTAGATGGATCAGACCACTAATGGATGAGGCCAGGTAATGGTCAACCCATTTGGCCAGCTCAAGTGTGGTTACACCGTTCCAGAATACGCGGGTATACCCGCCGACTTCACCTGTGCGGGACATAAACCATTGCATCAGACCAATGCCGCCTTGCCGAATTTCGGGTCCAATGATGGACGTACGGATCGTCAGATGACCTTCATCCTGAACTTCACCAAGTGCTTTGGTAATGGCGTAAGCTGAAGTTCCATCCGTAACATCATCTTCCCGGTATGCTCCCCGATCCCCGCTGAACACACAGTCTGTGCTGATATGAATCAGGCGTGCACCAATCGTATCGGCAACCCGCCGCAAACGATGCGGCAGGAACCCGTTAATATGATAGGCCGTAATTTTGTCCTCATCTGCAAAGCTGTTCAACACACCTACTGCATTAATAATCACATCCGGGTGCACCGCTTCTACCAATCGATCAACCATGAAGCTGTCGTTCACATCCAGGAGCAGACCATTGGGGTCCGTTACATCACGAGTTGTGTAGAAGACGCTGTGCACACCTTGACGGCGGAAATAGTCGACCAGAATATGGCCGGCCATTCCGTTTCCACCAAGTATCAGCAGTTTCATGACAAGAATCCTCCGCGCTTGAGAATTTCATGAATCTCCTCTTTGGTCATCAGTTGGTGTTCAGAACTGAAGCTGTTAAAGGAGACCGGTGGACAATTGGTATAATGTTCACGCAGACCTGGTATACCCAGGGTAGGAAGAATAACCAGGTACTGTTCATCATAGACAACGGTGGTCATGCTCTCGAATTCACTCATCAATATTTCATGGATTTTCTCCCCTGGACGAATGCCCCGTTCCACAATGCTCACATTCTCCACACCGGAATCCTCAATTAATACTTCCGCGAGATCAACGATTTTGCAGGTTGGCATCGTCATGACAAAGATCTCTCCGCCGACACTTTCCACAGAAGCTTTGAACAACAGGGTAATTGCATCCTTCAGCGTGAGAAAGAACCGAGTCATACTCATATCCGTGATGGAGACCTGCCCTTTCTGGCGGATCTGATTCTTGAACAGATGTACCACACTGCCGTTCGTTCCCAGTACATTCCCACCCCGTACCGTAACAAACTTGGTATCACTGTGTAACAAGTTGGCATATACAATTAATTTCTCGCCGATTGCTTTGGTCATGCCGTAGAAGTTGGACGGATTGGCAGCCTTGTCAGTCGAGATATAGATTACTTTTTCCACCTTGTTCTCAATAGCGGCTTCAATCACGTTTTGTGTACCAATCACATTGGTTTTGAGTGCTTCGTACGGCTGGTCTTCACACACCGGAACATGCTTGAGCGCCGCCAGATGAAATACATAGTCCACATGCTGGCAAGCCGCCGTCAAGGCATCCTTGTCACGAATATCTCCAATCCGGAAATGAAGACGTGGGTCTTCAAATTCACGACTCATAGCCACTTGGCTGGACTCGTTCCGGGAATATACAATAATTTCTTTGGGCTGCTGGGGCAGCAGTTGAGCCACAAGTTCATAACCCCATGATCCCGTACCGCCAGTCACGAGTATACGCTTATTTTCAAACATGCATTTTCCCTCCAAGCAGAAATTTAACCACTTTACCGGATACATCTGTTGCTTTGTAACCTTGCGGGCAATCCCAATCAGTAGACATCTGCGTCATGACTTTTACGCAATCAGCGATGCGTGTCGCATCTAGACCGGAGACCACATTGCTTCCGCAATCCACCGTTTCCGGCCGTTCTGTCGTTCGACGCATGGTTACGGTCGGCACGCCCATAATGCAGCACTCCTCCTGCACAGTACCACTGTCCGTGAGCGCACAACGTGCATGACGTTCGAGCATCACAAAATCGAAGAATCCAAACGGCTCGTGAAACTCTACCAGTGGGTTCATCTCCAGCTGAAGATGCTCCGCAATCCGGATCGCTGTACGCGGATGAATGCTGCAGATCACACGCAGCCCGTGTTCTTCTGCGACCTGGTTCAGTCCTTTCATAATCTCCAGCAGATGAGGGGCATGATCCACATTCTCGGCTCGATGGGCAGTAACCAAAAAATATTGCCCGGACTTCAGCTTCAGCTTCTTGAGGATTTTGCTGGAGTTTACCTGTGCGTCATAGTGCTGCATCACTTCATAGATGGGATTTCCCGTGAGCACGATGCGCCTGCTTGGTACACCTTCGCTGACCAAATGTTTCTTGCTCTGTTCCGTGTAGGGCATATTAACAGTGGAGATGGCATCAATAACCTTGCGATTCTTCTCTTCAGGCACATCCAGGTCGAAGCAACGATTGCCTGCTTCCATATGAATAACAGGAACACCCATGCGCTCAGCCAATATTGCACATAATGCACTATTGGTATCACCGAGCAGCAGTAATTTATCGGGCTTCTCCTGCAATATCAGATCTTCCATCTGCGTAAACATTGAGGACAGCTGTCGTCCCAGAGAGGCCGCTTCATCCTGAAGAACGTAATCCGGTGCGCGCAGGCCCATTTCCTTGAAAAAGAGACCACTGAGACTTTCCGTGAAGTTCTGTCCCGTGTGCACCAGAATATGTTTGGAAGCGTACTGGTCCAGCTTGGAGATGATCAGGCTGAGCCGTATGATCTCAGGTCTCGTACCCAGCACCGTCATGATCTTCATCGTAATCCCTGCCTTCATCTTGTATTGGAACCCTTACGCCCTACTCGGCTACGTCCCGCCTTGGCAGATTTGCGTCTGCGGCTAGCCGATTTCCCCATATGCGGACGCGGTCCCTTCGTTGTACGGGTTCTCCCCTTCCGTCGGCCAGTTCCGGAAGTACGTTTCAGTCCCTCACGGTCTCGGCGAGAATGAGGTGCAAGTGACTTGCGACGGCGTTTCCGCGGTTTGCCCCTCTGTTGTATCAGCTTTGCAGCTGGGCCAGTACCTGAGGCAACAGGAGCATCGTGACCCAATGCGATCGGAGGTAATGAGGAAAGTGGCAACGCCTGTATGACAGTTAGCGGGAATAACAGTGCCCGAACCGTGGCCGGCTCCAGAACCAGTACCGTGCGTAGTCCTCCCTCCCCATGGGTGTACACAGGTCCATTCGGAGGTTGGATATAAGCAAACCATCCGGGAAAACGCAATAACCACTGTGTCACCATCGTATGCAGTTTCGTCCGGTAGGTTTCAACCCCGTAGAGCCTTTCCGCTTCTGTCCGATTGCGCCACCCCGTATTCGAGGCCAGCTCTGAATCATTCAGCAAGGTTGTCGCCAAGGTGACAAGCGCTTCGGTATCACCCGGCGGGGCCAGAAATGCACCACTGCCTACGGATTCCATTAATTCCTTCAGTCCACCCTGAGCGAAAGCAATGACCGGTTTGGCAAAATAGAGACCCTCCAGTGCGGTCATGCCGAATCCTTCTTTGACCATGCTTGGGATGACCACGATATCCATTGCGGTATACGCCAGAGATACGTTCTCTTCAAACGTAGTGAAGGTAAATCGGCGTGAATACCCTGATTTTTTCACCCGTGATACACACTCGTCGTAATACTTTTTATCCGATGGTGCCCCGATGATCCAGAAGCGACAGCGGGAATGCGTTTCACAGATCCTCAAGGCCATATCCACAAAGGGTTTCAAACCTTTGGCATCATATATAAAGGAAGAAATATAACCGATACAAGTCTGTGATGCCTTAAAACCAAGTTCCTTGCGCTTGCGCTCGCGCAGATGAACCCAGCGGTCCGGAGCGGGCAGCGCGGGTTCCCAGGTCGGCGAAATGACGGTTAGTTTGTCACTCATGCCAGCTTGATGAAATGGAGCTACCGCTGTCTCGGAGATACCGATAATCCAGTCTGCGTAACGACCAATCATCTGGATCGCCTCAGTTGTATGGTCATTCGTATGAATGATCTCGGTAATCTTCCAGATGACCGGAATCTGAAGCGACTTCGCCGCTATTGCCGGCATCACATTGACACAGGTATTCGTTAA
The window above is part of the Paenibacillus sp. 1781tsa1 genome. Proteins encoded here:
- a CDS encoding NAD-dependent epimerase/dehydratase family protein, whose translation is MDGAELTGKKVLITGASGFTGRHAVSYFQEVGAVVAAVVRRPGVHSFGKGTQVHVCDLNDKQQVRHLISEVQPDYVLHLAGKNSVPDSWSDPLLVLETNVMAVLYLLDALRSCPAARTVIVGSRLKYTQEPGRIPQPPHPYSLSKALEEMVSLSWMSLFGQQIMLAEPGNLIGAGPSTGICSLLARHVVACEQAGKTEAFRLSGRDNTRDFLDVRDAVRAYATLLIQGSSGTVYPVVSGVERSLGEIADLLLSMTEAEVPVRWDGASSGPDGSGKQEELSLLRKLGWQPMIPFATSLQDILSDVRAQQGRTTS
- a CDS encoding SDR family oxidoreductase, producing MKLLILGGNGMAGHILVDYFRRQGVHSVFYTTRDVTDPNGLLLDVNDSFMVDRLVEAVHPDVIINAVGVLNSFADEDKITAYHINGFLPHRLRRVADTIGARLIHISTDCVFSGDRGAYREDDVTDGTSAYAITKALGEVQDEGHLTIRTSIIGPEIRQGGIGLMQWFMSRTGEVGGYTRVFWNGVTTLELAKWVDHYLASSISGLIHLAHPTPVSKHDLLVLFKQTWNKQDVTIVRDDSVVQDRTLVSTREDVKTDLPDYSTMLKELALWMEQS
- a CDS encoding polysaccharide biosynthesis protein; protein product: MFENKRILVTGGTGSWGYELVAQLLPQQPKEIIVYSRNESSQVAMSREFEDPRLHFRIGDIRDKDALTAACQHVDYVFHLAALKHVPVCEDQPYEALKTNVIGTQNVIEAAIENKVEKVIYISTDKAANPSNFYGMTKAIGEKLIVYANLLHSDTKFVTVRGGNVLGTNGSVVHLFKNQIRQKGQVSITDMSMTRFFLTLKDAITLLFKASVESVGGEIFVMTMPTCKIVDLAEVLIEDSGVENVSIVERGIRPGEKIHEILMSEFESMTTVVYDEQYLVILPTLGIPGLREHYTNCPPVSFNSFSSEHQLMTKEEIHEILKRGGFLS
- the wecB gene encoding non-hydrolyzing UDP-N-acetylglucosamine 2-epimerase → MKIMTVLGTRPEIIRLSLIISKLDQYASKHILVHTGQNFTESLSGLFFKEMGLRAPDYVLQDEAASLGRQLSSMFTQMEDLILQEKPDKLLLLGDTNSALCAILAERMGVPVIHMEAGNRCFDLDVPEEKNRKVIDAISTVNMPYTEQSKKHLVSEGVPSRRIVLTGNPIYEVMQHYDAQVNSSKILKKLKLKSGQYFLVTAHRAENVDHAPHLLEIMKGLNQVAEEHGLRVICSIHPRTAIRIAEHLQLEMNPLVEFHEPFGFFDFVMLERHARCALTDSGTVQEECCIMGVPTVTMRRTTERPETVDCGSNVVSGLDATRIADCVKVMTQMSTDWDCPQGYKATDVSGKVVKFLLGGKMHV
- a CDS encoding glycosyltransferase family 4 protein; this encodes MATKPKMMLFSHVCNTRSITGAEKLLLHFMREIGTIFECVLIVPQDGKLAGLARRFGIQVKICTLPMLHGVYTPYLGIANDAEHLRHTPAYQEAVSLIRETAPDLVLTNTCVNVMPAIAAKSLQIPVIWKITEIIHTNDHTTEAIQMIGRYADWIIGISETAVAPFHQAGMSDKLTVISPTWEPALPAPDRWVHLRERKRKELGFKASQTCIGYISSFIYDAKGLKPFVDMALRICETHSRCRFWIIGAPSDKKYYDECVSRVKKSGYSRRFTFTTFEENVSLAYTAMDIVVIPSMVKEGFGMTALEGLYFAKPVIAFAQGGLKELMESVGSGAFLAPPGDTEALVTLATTLLNDSELASNTGWRNRTEAERLYGVETYRTKLHTMVTQWLLRFPGWFAYIQPPNGPVYTHGEGGLRTVLVLEPATVRALLFPLTVIQALPLSSLPPIALGHDAPVASGTGPAAKLIQQRGKPRKRRRKSLAPHSRRDREGLKRTSGTGRRKGRTRTTKGPRPHMGKSASRRRKSAKAGRSRVGRKGSNTR